ATTATAGCAGGAAAGCATACCCTCTTTGGAGCCATTCAGCCCGGACTGGAAGAAGCCGGAGAGATAGAACTGAAACAATTGGGACTCAGTCCTGAAAGAGAAATAGAACCGGGCAGTATATGCGCCGAGGTCAGCCTTGAAGATCTCTGGAAAACCGTATTGATGAGCCGTAGTTTTTCCAGACTCTACCTCCGGCTGGACACATTTAAGACCAGCGGTTTTATGGAACTCAAACAGAAAATGGCAAGGATTCCCTGGGACCTGTATCTCAAGCAGGGCTGCAGCTTCAAAGTGAAATTGACCACCAGGCATTGCCGTCTTCATGTGGAAGACAAGATCATTAAAGCCCTGAATCATAGTCTGCAGGAACACTTTATCAAGATGGAAGCCAGGCCTCCTGTGTACAAAAATACCCGGGTAAAAGATCCGTCCCTTCAGACAATCATCATCCGGGGTGTGGATGACCAGTTTACCATCAGCCTGGATGCAGGGGGCGGAGCCCTTTATGAAAGAGGCTACAGAAAATTCATCAACGATGCCCCTTTGAAAGAGAATATTGCCGCCGCTCTTCTCATCCTTCCTGAACTGCCGGAGAATACTCTTCTCCTGGACCCTATGAGCGGTAGCGGAACCTTTGCCCTGGAAGGGTTGGGATATTCTAGAAGACTCTTTACATCACCCAACAGGAACTATCCCTTTGAGTACTGGCCGTCATTCAAGCTCAACCGCTTTCAATGGCTTAAAAAACAATTAAGAACTGAAATAATGACTGGATGGCAGATCTCTGCCTCTGATATTGACGAAAAAAGCATTGGCGCCGCCCGGGAGAATCTCAAGCTGATGTCCGGGCAATGCTCTGTAGATCCGGGAGACTGTGAATTCATCAAAGAGGACTTTTTCAACAGGACTCCCCTGGCCGTGGAGGGAGACATAAAACCTTTCCTGATTTTAAACCCTCCCTATGGCAGACGCCTCTCTCTGAAGGACCAGGAAGAGTTCTACAGAAAAATGGGCCGGACCATCCTCGAAAAATACAAAGGGATTCCCTGGGGCATCATTGTTCCGGGTCTGGAATGTGAAAAAGCTCTGGCCTTGAGATGGGATAAAAAATAGCTCTTTAAAAACGGTGGTATTCCGGTCAGCTATCTATTGGGAAAGTGTAAATAAAAGAAGCTTTTAAGGATTAATCCATTTATCTTCTATCAGGGGCTTATACAGGTCCATGGCATCCAGAAGTGTCGAGGAATCCTCATGGATAAGGAGAGTTCTGTTATGACTCTCTTTGAAAAAACCCTCCTGCACACTGTGAACAAATTGGTCCAGAAGAGACTGGTAGTAGCCTTCCGTATTGAGGAGGGCTACCGGTTTTTTATGAAACCCCAGCTGACTCCAGGTAAAGGCCTCCAGGATTTCTTCAAAAGTACCGATTCCACCGGGAAGAGCAATAAAGCCGTCTGATTCCTCATGCATCTTCATTTTCCTGCTGTGCATATCGGCAACAACGATGGTCCGGCCTCCCTGAAGAAGTTTCACTTTTTTGTGAATAGCTTCAGGG
This Oceanispirochaeta sp. DNA region includes the following protein-coding sequences:
- a CDS encoding TIGR00730 family Rossman fold protein, encoding MNSICVFCGSSTGFGEKYKEGAVSLGIEIARRGLHLVYGGGNVGLMGLLAQTVLEGGGRVTGIIPEAIHKKVKLLQGGRTIVVADMHSRKMKMHEESDGFIALPGGIGTFEEILEAFTWSQLGFHKKPVALLNTEGYYQSLLDQFVHSVQEGFFKESHNRTLLIHEDSSTLLDAMDLYKPLIEDKWINP